One window of uncultured Erythrobacter sp. genomic DNA carries:
- a CDS encoding phosphoglycerate kinase, translating to MAAFKTLDDLGDVTGKVALVRVDLNLPMKDGSASDVTRAEAVKPTILELSEKGAKVLLLAHFGRPGGKRSSVLSTSMVVGDVEGVLGKELMFIPETAGPVVEQSIGILRNGDIGLLDNTRFWPGEEANAPEFAKAIAAHGDFFVNDAFSAAHRAHATTEGLTHYLPSYAGRAMEKELKALDAALGNPEAPVAAVVGGAKVSSKLAVLENLVGKVQHLIIGGGMANTFLAARGVDVGKSLCEHDLTDTASKIMDEADHAGCTVHLPYDVVVSKEFAANPDSLRTCNVHEVAADEMILDIGPQATEALADVLKTCRTLVWNGPLGAFETEPFDTATMALARHVAALTQEGSLTSVAGGGDTVAALAQAGVTGEVTYISTAGGAFLEWMEGKELPGVAALSASHG from the coding sequence ATGGCCGCTTTCAAAACGCTGGATGATCTGGGCGACGTGACCGGAAAGGTCGCGCTCGTCCGGGTTGATCTCAACCTTCCGATGAAGGACGGTTCGGCGAGCGATGTGACCCGCGCCGAGGCGGTCAAGCCGACCATTCTGGAATTGAGCGAGAAGGGGGCGAAAGTCCTGCTTCTCGCGCATTTCGGGCGTCCGGGCGGCAAGCGCTCCAGCGTTCTTTCGACCAGCATGGTTGTCGGCGATGTCGAAGGCGTACTCGGCAAAGAGCTGATGTTTATCCCTGAAACCGCCGGTCCGGTGGTTGAACAATCAATCGGCATCCTGCGCAATGGCGATATCGGCCTACTCGACAACACCCGCTTTTGGCCGGGTGAGGAAGCCAACGCTCCCGAATTTGCCAAAGCCATCGCCGCGCATGGAGATTTCTTCGTCAATGACGCCTTCAGCGCCGCGCACCGCGCGCATGCGACCACCGAAGGCCTGACCCATTACCTGCCCTCCTATGCAGGCCGCGCGATGGAGAAGGAACTCAAGGCTCTCGACGCGGCTCTGGGCAATCCCGAAGCGCCGGTTGCGGCCGTGGTTGGCGGAGCGAAGGTTTCGTCCAAGCTTGCGGTGCTCGAAAATCTTGTCGGCAAGGTCCAGCATCTCATCATCGGCGGCGGAATGGCCAACACGTTCCTCGCCGCGCGCGGGGTCGATGTGGGCAAGTCGCTGTGCGAGCATGACCTGACCGACACAGCGTCGAAGATCATGGACGAGGCGGACCATGCAGGCTGCACCGTGCATCTTCCCTATGACGTTGTCGTGTCGAAGGAATTCGCCGCCAATCCGGACAGCCTGCGCACCTGCAATGTCCACGAAGTCGCAGCGGACGAAATGATCCTCGATATCGGCCCGCAAGCGACCGAAGCGCTCGCGGATGTGCTCAAGACCTGCCGCACACTAGTGTGGAACGGCCCGCTTGGCGCGTTCGAGACCGAGCCGTTTGATACGGCAACCATGGCGCTCGCACGCCATGTCGCCGCGCTTACGCAGGAAGGTTCGCTCACCAGCGTGGCCGGAGGCGGCGATACCGTCGCGGCGCTCGCGCAGGCCGGAGTGACGGGCGAAGTGACCTACATCTCCACCGCTGGCGGCGCGTTCCTCGAATGGATGGAAGGCAAGGAGCTGCCCGGTGTTGCAGCCTTGAGCGCGAGCCATGGCTAA
- a CDS encoding nuclear transport factor 2 family protein, whose protein sequence is MANLEATFEVLENRLMRAWMHRDPREVKATVSGDAIFMFGTSPPALLDRASFIASMQDGFRLHGFRFQELTARKYGKCVWFSGQVELDMNLGGTEWKGNFLLTDLWRKGLVRRSWTLAERSLAPAEGDKRLSDAIRAMQLWH, encoded by the coding sequence ATGGCTAATCTCGAAGCCACCTTTGAGGTTCTCGAAAACCGCCTGATGCGCGCCTGGATGCACCGCGATCCGCGCGAGGTGAAGGCGACTGTTTCCGGCGATGCAATCTTTATGTTCGGCACATCGCCGCCCGCATTGCTCGACCGCGCAAGCTTCATCGCCAGCATGCAGGACGGATTTCGTCTGCACGGCTTTCGCTTTCAGGAACTTACTGCGCGCAAATACGGCAAATGCGTGTGGTTCTCCGGGCAGGTCGAGCTCGACATGAACCTTGGTGGGACCGAGTGGAAAGGCAATTTCCTGCTCACCGATCTGTGGCGTAAGGGGCTGGTGCGGCGCAGCTGGACGCTCGCCGAGCGCAGCCTTGCTCCGGCGGAAGGCGACAAGCGCCTGTCTGATGCAATTCGCGCGATGCAATTGTGGCATTAA
- a CDS encoding TIGR02466 family protein has protein sequence MSETRHLFSTPFVIDRLQSAEGIKVLRESILAEKARDEAGVQISNIGGWHSNTKMIEWGGEAARALAHKAMTMADESMVNIGAEAGREYGWVPEMWANVSARGHSNQYHTHPGSFWSAVAYIDDGYEGSSEPGLGGHLQLCDPRMPMVRMTAIDLRLKDQSGAAQNNEPMVRPTTGLIVMFPSWLQHSVRPFFGTGTRISVAINLIPARKLDKDKAG, from the coding sequence ATGAGCGAGACCCGCCACCTCTTCTCCACCCCCTTTGTGATCGACAGATTGCAGAGCGCGGAGGGGATCAAGGTGCTGCGAGAATCGATCCTTGCCGAAAAGGCGCGCGATGAAGCGGGGGTGCAGATCTCCAATATCGGTGGCTGGCATTCGAACACCAAAATGATCGAATGGGGCGGTGAGGCAGCCCGCGCACTGGCGCACAAGGCGATGACCATGGCGGATGAGAGCATGGTCAATATCGGGGCAGAAGCGGGGCGCGAATATGGCTGGGTGCCCGAAATGTGGGCCAATGTCTCGGCTCGCGGCCACTCCAATCAATATCACACCCATCCCGGCAGTTTCTGGTCAGCGGTTGCCTATATCGACGATGGCTATGAAGGATCGAGCGAGCCGGGGCTGGGCGGGCATTTGCAATTATGTGATCCGCGCATGCCGATGGTGCGGATGACCGCGATCGATCTGCGGCTGAAAGACCAAAGCGGTGCGGCGCAGAATAACGAGCCGATGGTCCGTCCTACGACTGGCTTGATCGTTATGTTCCCGAGCTGGCTGCAACATTCGGTGCGCCCCTTTTTCGGCACCGGCACGCGCATTTCGGTGGCGATCAATCTTATTCCTGCGCGCAAGCTCGACAAGGACAAAGCTGGATGA
- a CDS encoding PaaI family thioesterase — MSDKPEAIGYGNTVACEEGEFKGWRYWSGDPYETRSGPFFMRREEDGSFISAFRAEDRHMNGGGFIHGGCLMTFADFALFSIAQDELNGDHAVTMNLSGDFLGASGPGALMEARGEVTRGGGKTIFVRGLITADGAPSLSFTGIIRRLTRR; from the coding sequence ATGAGTGATAAGCCCGAAGCGATCGGATACGGCAACACGGTCGCCTGCGAAGAGGGCGAGTTTAAAGGCTGGCGCTATTGGAGCGGCGACCCTTACGAAACCCGTTCCGGCCCGTTCTTCATGCGGCGTGAGGAGGATGGCTCCTTCATCAGCGCCTTCCGCGCCGAGGACCGCCATATGAACGGAGGCGGCTTCATCCATGGCGGGTGCCTGATGACCTTTGCCGATTTCGCGTTGTTCTCAATCGCTCAGGACGAGCTGAACGGCGACCATGCGGTGACGATGAACCTGTCGGGTGATTTCCTCGGCGCATCGGGGCCGGGCGCTCTGATGGAGGCACGCGGTGAGGTCACGCGCGGCGGGGGCAAAACGATCTTCGTGCGCGGGCTGATAACGGCTGATGGTGCTCCGTCGCTCAGCTTTACGGGGATTATCCGGCGGCTTACGCGGCGCTAA
- a CDS encoding fructose bisphosphate aldolase → MNHDQMTAKIAGGQGFVAALDQSGGSTPKALRGYGVEDSEWSGDDEMFAQIHAMRSRVITSPCFGSGKILGAILFEKTMDGEVEGQTTADALKSRGIVPFIKVDQGLADEADGAQMMKPLDKLPALLEKSVAKGMFGTKMRSVIKSTNPTGIANVVAQQFEVGNQIANAGLMPMLEPEFDITSADREAGEDILLAEIMKGLDALPEGRKVMLKLSIPVKAGHYTPAIEHPNVLRVVALSGGYSTDDACDHLAKNPGMIASFSRGLLQDLRKGQSDAEFDGVLGKAIDQIAAASCAG, encoded by the coding sequence ATGAATCACGATCAGATGACCGCCAAGATTGCCGGCGGACAAGGCTTTGTCGCAGCGCTTGACCAGTCGGGCGGCTCCACCCCTAAGGCGCTGCGCGGCTACGGTGTTGAAGACAGCGAGTGGTCCGGCGATGACGAAATGTTCGCCCAGATCCACGCCATGCGCAGCCGCGTTATCACCTCGCCCTGTTTCGGCAGCGGCAAAATCCTCGGCGCGATCCTTTTTGAAAAGACCATGGACGGTGAAGTGGAAGGCCAGACGACCGCCGATGCGCTGAAATCGCGCGGGATCGTTCCCTTCATCAAGGTCGATCAGGGCCTCGCGGATGAAGCCGACGGCGCGCAGATGATGAAGCCGCTCGACAAGCTTCCCGCGCTGCTCGAAAAGTCGGTCGCCAAGGGGATGTTTGGCACCAAGATGCGCTCAGTCATCAAGTCGACTAACCCTACCGGCATCGCCAACGTCGTAGCGCAGCAATTCGAAGTCGGTAACCAGATCGCCAATGCGGGCCTTATGCCGATGTTAGAGCCTGAGTTCGACATCACTTCCGCTGACCGCGAGGCGGGCGAGGATATCTTGCTGGCCGAGATCATGAAGGGTCTCGACGCGCTTCCCGAGGGCCGCAAGGTCATGCTCAAGCTGTCGATCCCGGTGAAGGCTGGTCACTACACGCCCGCGATCGAGCATCCCAATGTGCTGCGTGTTGTGGCGCTGTCGGGCGGTTATTCGACCGACGATGCCTGCGACCACCTTGCCAAGAACCCCGGCATGATCGCGAGCTTCAGCCGCGGCCTGTTGCAGGATCTGCGCAAGGGCCAGTCGGATGCGGAATTTGAC